Proteins encoded together in one Micromonospora kangleipakensis window:
- a CDS encoding peroxiredoxin, translating into MDDFALPDETGTVRRLSELVAAGPVVLFFYPAAMTRGCTAESCHFRDLAAEFAAVGAQRVGISRDPVEKQAEFSRRHGFDYPLLSDVDGAVADAFGVRRRLPLGALSTRRMTFVIGQDRRVLAVVHSELSMNEHADAALRALGA; encoded by the coding sequence GTGGACGATTTCGCGCTGCCGGACGAGACGGGGACGGTTCGGCGACTGTCGGAGCTGGTGGCGGCGGGGCCGGTGGTGTTGTTCTTCTACCCGGCGGCGATGACGCGGGGGTGCACGGCGGAGAGCTGCCACTTCCGGGATCTGGCGGCGGAGTTCGCGGCGGTGGGCGCCCAGCGCGTGGGCATCAGCCGGGATCCGGTCGAGAAGCAGGCGGAGTTCTCCCGGCGGCACGGGTTCGACTATCCGCTCCTGTCGGACGTCGACGGCGCGGTGGCGGACGCGTTCGGGGTGCGGCGGCGGCTGCCGTTGGGGGCGTTGAGCACGCGGCGGATGACGTTCGTGATCGGTCAGGACCGGCGGGTGCTGGCGGTGGTGCACAGCGAGCTGAGCATGAACGAGCACGCGGACGCCGCCTTACGGGCGCTGGGGGCCTGA
- a CDS encoding GNAT family N-acetyltransferase encodes MPVTVRELTPDDLTDAWQLGRLAFGSDPRPPPHATAPVPGLTRYGAFDDDGRLVGKAVDLHHEQWWDGRTVTAADVGGVAVAPEARGRGVARALLGGLLRGAHDRGAAVSALFPTVTAPYRACGWDVAGVLRTVTLPTAALPRHRPAPHLTLRAAQAADLPAVAALYERVARHRRGLLTRRGELFTPAAGSLPFDGLTLVEHDGELVGYAGWNRGRGYRHDAVLTVEDIAANTGDAARALIGSLASWQSVTPTLRICPLPGDAVGAHLPLEAAREHGRELWMHRPVDVARAVADRGWPVHLRGSVEFTLDDDLADWNTGTWRLEVADGDARLTRVATDADLRLTVRGFALLYCGATDAPAVAEAGLLHLAAGADPRPLNLLAAGGAAHLHDYF; translated from the coding sequence GTGCCCGTCACCGTCCGCGAACTCACCCCCGACGACCTGACCGACGCCTGGCAGCTCGGCCGGCTCGCCTTCGGCTCCGACCCGCGGCCGCCGCCGCACGCCACCGCACCCGTGCCCGGCCTGACCCGCTACGGCGCCTTCGACGACGACGGCCGGCTCGTCGGCAAGGCCGTGGACCTGCACCACGAACAGTGGTGGGACGGCAGGACGGTGACCGCCGCCGACGTCGGCGGTGTCGCCGTCGCCCCGGAGGCGCGCGGCCGGGGCGTCGCCCGCGCCCTGCTCGGCGGCCTGCTCCGCGGTGCTCACGACCGTGGCGCCGCCGTCAGCGCGCTGTTCCCCACGGTCACCGCCCCCTACCGGGCCTGCGGCTGGGACGTCGCGGGTGTGCTGCGCACCGTCACCCTGCCCACCGCGGCGCTGCCCCGGCACCGGCCCGCACCGCACCTGACGCTGCGCGCCGCTCAGGCGGCCGACCTGCCCGCCGTGGCCGCCCTCTACGAGCGGGTGGCCCGCCACCGCCGCGGCCTGCTCACCCGCCGGGGCGAGCTGTTCACCCCAGCCGCCGGCAGCCTCCCGTTCGACGGCCTCACCCTCGTCGAACACGACGGCGAGCTGGTCGGCTACGCCGGCTGGAACCGCGGCCGTGGCTACCGCCACGACGCCGTCCTCACCGTCGAGGACATCGCCGCCAACACCGGCGACGCCGCCCGTGCGCTGATCGGCAGCCTCGCCAGCTGGCAGAGCGTCACCCCCACCCTGCGGATCTGCCCGCTGCCCGGCGACGCCGTCGGCGCTCACCTGCCCCTGGAAGCCGCCCGGGAACACGGGCGGGAACTGTGGATGCACCGGCCCGTCGACGTGGCCCGCGCCGTCGCCGACCGCGGCTGGCCCGTGCACCTGCGCGGCAGCGTCGAGTTCACCCTCGACGACGACCTCGCCGACTGGAACACCGGCACCTGGCGCCTCGAGGTCGCCGACGGCGACGCCCGGCTCACCCGGGTAGCCACCGACGCCGACCTGCGGCTGACCGTCCGCGGCTTCGCCCTGCTCTACTGCGGCGCCACCGACGCCCCGGCCGTCGCCGAGGCGGGCCTGCTCCACCTCGCCGCCGGCGCGGACCCCCGCCCGCTGAACCTGCTCGCCGCCGGGGGAGCAGCCCACCTGCACGACTACTTCTGA
- a CDS encoding MarR family winged helix-turn-helix transcriptional regulator: protein MEPGTPARLRTTPSWLLTQTAAHAAHLVADGLGALGARGYHYRLLAALEEQGPASQADLGRRCRIDRSDVVAVLNELAAKDLVVRAPDPADRRRNVVTLTTAGRCELRRMGETLDRVQDTLLAPLSRAERDQLTRLLTILLDHHADR, encoded by the coding sequence ATGGAACCCGGCACCCCGGCCCGGCTGCGCACCACCCCGAGCTGGCTGCTCACCCAGACCGCCGCGCACGCCGCCCACCTCGTCGCCGACGGCCTCGGCGCGCTCGGCGCGCGCGGCTACCACTACCGGCTGCTCGCCGCGCTGGAGGAGCAGGGCCCGGCCAGCCAGGCCGACCTGGGCCGGCGCTGCCGCATCGACCGCAGCGACGTCGTCGCCGTGCTCAACGAGCTCGCCGCGAAGGACCTCGTGGTCCGCGCACCCGACCCGGCCGACCGGCGCCGCAACGTGGTCACCCTCACCACTGCCGGCCGCTGCGAGCTGCGCCGGATGGGGGAGACCCTCGACCGGGTCCAGGACACCCTGCTCGCCCCCCTGTCCCGGGCGGAGCGCGACCAGCTCACCCGGCTGCTCACCATCCTGCTCGACCACCACGCCGACCGGTAA
- a CDS encoding MarR family winged helix-turn-helix transcriptional regulator: MSITLSGQVIGQAHHATRAVLERELAGIGITFPQSVALNAVAAEGGVVDRTALVGRMTGGLKVDESAVRTTLAELTDAGLLRTLPAGGSGLALTDAGRTRQRQVTDAVAGIVARLYADIPAAELEVAGRVLTLLKQRADAELALA; this comes from the coding sequence ATGTCGATCACCCTCTCCGGCCAGGTCATCGGCCAGGCCCACCACGCCACCCGGGCGGTCCTCGAACGCGAGCTGGCCGGCATCGGGATCACCTTCCCCCAGTCCGTCGCGCTCAACGCCGTCGCCGCCGAGGGCGGGGTCGTCGACCGCACCGCGCTCGTCGGGCGGATGACCGGCGGCCTGAAGGTCGACGAGTCGGCGGTGCGCACCACGCTCGCCGAGCTGACCGACGCCGGGCTGCTCCGGACGCTGCCCGCCGGAGGCTCCGGTCTCGCGCTCACCGACGCCGGTCGGACGCGGCAGCGGCAGGTCACCGACGCGGTCGCCGGCATCGTCGCCCGGCTGTACGCGGACATCCCCGCCGCCGAACTGGAGGTCGCCGGCCGCGTCCTCACCCTGCTGAAGCAGCGGGCCGACGCCGAGCTGGCGCTGGCCTGA
- the cydB gene encoding cytochrome d ubiquinol oxidase subunit II — protein MELTTVWFLLVAVLFTGYFILEGFDFGVGMLLPVLGRDDRERRVLINTIGPVWDGNEVWLITAGGAMFAAFPEWYATLFSGFYLPLLLILLALIARGVAFEYRHKRPEASWKRRWDQAIFFGSLLPAILWGVAFANILRGVPLDADHEYVGGLFDLLNPYALLGGLTTLALFLTHGAVFIALKTTGEIRERAGALAVKLGVGTAVVAVAFLAWTLTIRSSAAAVVLAVGAALALVGGVAAARVRREGWAFTGTAVAIALAVATLFAALFPNVLPSTLDAAGTLTATNASSTPYTLKIMTWVAVVFTPIVLAYQGWTYWVFRKRIGVVHIPQH, from the coding sequence GTGGAACTGACGACCGTCTGGTTTCTCCTCGTCGCCGTGCTCTTCACCGGCTACTTCATCCTCGAAGGCTTCGACTTCGGCGTCGGCATGCTGCTGCCCGTGCTGGGCCGCGACGACCGGGAACGCCGCGTCCTGATCAACACCATCGGCCCGGTCTGGGACGGCAACGAGGTCTGGCTGATCACCGCCGGCGGCGCCATGTTCGCCGCCTTCCCCGAGTGGTACGCCACCCTCTTCTCCGGCTTCTACCTGCCGCTGCTGCTGATCCTGCTCGCGCTGATCGCCCGGGGCGTCGCCTTCGAGTACCGGCACAAGCGCCCGGAGGCGTCCTGGAAGCGCCGCTGGGACCAGGCGATCTTCTTCGGCTCGCTGCTGCCGGCGATCCTGTGGGGCGTCGCGTTCGCCAACATCCTGCGCGGCGTGCCGCTGGACGCCGACCACGAGTACGTCGGCGGCCTGTTCGACCTGCTCAACCCGTACGCCCTGCTCGGCGGCCTGACGACCCTCGCGCTCTTCCTCACCCACGGCGCGGTGTTCATCGCGCTGAAGACCACCGGGGAGATCCGCGAGCGGGCCGGCGCCCTGGCCGTGAAGCTCGGCGTCGGCACCGCCGTGGTCGCGGTGGCCTTCCTGGCCTGGACCCTGACCATCCGCTCCAGCGCCGCCGCCGTCGTGCTCGCCGTCGGCGCGGCCCTCGCCCTGGTCGGTGGTGTGGCCGCCGCCCGGGTACGCCGGGAGGGCTGGGCGTTCACCGGCACCGCCGTGGCGATCGCCCTGGCCGTGGCGACCCTGTTCGCGGCGCTGTTCCCGAACGTGCTGCCGTCGACCCTGGACGCCGCCGGCACGCTCACCGCCACGAACGCCTCCTCCACCCCCTACACCCTGAAGATCATGACCTGGGTGGCGGTGGTGTTCACCCCGATCGTGCTGGCCTACCAGGGCTGGACGTACTGGGTGTTCCGCAAGCGAATCGGGGTAGTGCACATTCCGCAACACTGA
- a CDS encoding cytochrome ubiquinol oxidase subunit I, whose amino-acid sequence MDALDVARWQFGVTTVYHFLFVPLTIGLSILVAILQTLWHRTGNERYLKLTKFYGKLFLINFAMGVVTGIVQEFQFGMNWSDYSRFVGDIFGAPLAIEALVAFFLESTFIGLWIFGWDRLPKRAHLASIWAAAIGTNLSAYFILAANSFMQNPVGYRVNPTTGRAELTDFVAVLTNKVALITFPHTLSGSFLVAGSLIVAVGLWHVIRNRDSADTAAYRFATKFGSWVVLVSSALVVFTGDIQGKIMTDVQPMKMAAAEGLYTTESPASFSVLTVGSLDGSREVFAIKIPYLLSFLGTGDPNGTVQGINDLQAQYASQYGAGSYTPIIPVTYWSFRFMIAFGMAAAAIALLVLWSQRKGRTPTSRWLLRAGLVMPVLPLLANSFGWIFTEMGRQPWIVFGEMLTRNGVSRSVSLAEVLTSFTAFTLIYATLAVVEFKLLVRYAKAGVPDLTPAPVDDDTDDAERPLAFAY is encoded by the coding sequence GTGGACGCGTTGGACGTCGCCCGCTGGCAGTTCGGTGTCACCACCGTCTACCACTTTCTCTTCGTGCCGTTGACCATCGGACTGTCCATCCTGGTGGCCATCCTCCAGACCCTGTGGCACCGCACCGGCAACGAGCGGTACCTGAAGCTCACCAAGTTCTACGGCAAGCTCTTCCTGATCAACTTCGCGATGGGCGTGGTCACCGGCATCGTGCAGGAGTTCCAGTTCGGCATGAACTGGAGCGACTACTCGCGCTTCGTCGGCGACATCTTCGGCGCCCCCCTCGCCATCGAGGCCCTGGTCGCGTTCTTCCTGGAGTCGACCTTCATCGGCCTGTGGATCTTCGGCTGGGACCGGCTGCCCAAGCGGGCGCACCTGGCCAGCATCTGGGCCGCCGCGATCGGCACCAACCTGAGCGCGTACTTCATCCTCGCCGCGAACTCGTTCATGCAGAACCCGGTCGGCTACCGGGTCAACCCGACCACCGGCCGGGCCGAGCTGACCGACTTCGTCGCCGTGCTCACCAACAAGGTCGCCCTGATCACCTTCCCGCACACCCTGTCCGGGTCGTTCCTGGTCGCCGGATCGCTGATCGTCGCCGTCGGCCTCTGGCACGTCATCCGCAACCGGGACAGCGCCGACACCGCCGCCTACCGGTTCGCCACGAAGTTCGGCTCCTGGGTCGTGCTGGTCTCCTCGGCGCTGGTGGTCTTCACCGGCGACATCCAGGGCAAGATCATGACCGACGTGCAGCCGATGAAGATGGCCGCCGCCGAGGGCCTCTACACCACCGAGAGCCCCGCGTCGTTCTCCGTGCTCACCGTCGGCAGCCTCGACGGCAGCCGCGAGGTCTTCGCCATCAAGATCCCGTACCTGCTGTCGTTCCTCGGCACCGGCGACCCCAACGGCACCGTGCAGGGCATCAACGACCTGCAGGCCCAGTACGCCAGCCAGTACGGCGCCGGCAGCTACACCCCGATCATCCCGGTCACCTACTGGAGCTTCCGCTTCATGATCGCCTTCGGGATGGCCGCCGCCGCGATCGCCCTGCTGGTGCTCTGGAGCCAGCGCAAGGGCCGCACCCCCACCAGCAGGTGGCTGCTGCGCGCCGGCCTGGTGATGCCCGTGCTGCCGCTGCTGGCCAACTCCTTCGGCTGGATCTTCACCGAGATGGGCCGCCAGCCGTGGATCGTCTTCGGCGAGATGCTCACCCGCAACGGCGTGTCCCGCAGCGTCTCGCTGGCCGAGGTGCTCACCTCGTTCACCGCCTTCACGCTGATCTACGCCACCCTCGCCGTGGTCGAGTTCAAACTGCTGGTCCGCTACGCCAAGGCCGGCGTACCCGACCTCACCCCGGCGCCCGTTGACGACGACACCGACGACGCCGAGCGCCCGCTGGCGTTCGCCTACTGA
- a CDS encoding lysophospholipid acyltransferase family protein, whose protein sequence is MNTSTVWRPPLLWRAAQLLARGIVGALGHLEVTGDVPAELRRGPLILAANHISPFDPVVLAAACRARGVAPRIMATAGLFRAPVVGSLMRRAGHIRVDRGTAAVHQALDTAASAVARGSVILVYPEGRIGLDPGMWPERGKTGAARLAIASSAPVIPVAQWGSHEVLPYRAPKGALRGLARALVRRPTIRVHFGAPVALRDLHPGTPGSARRATGRIIDAITDDLAPLRPDEPDRPRHVDPGRPSETTRSHRRHPPG, encoded by the coding sequence ATGAACACCTCGACCGTGTGGCGACCGCCGCTGCTCTGGCGCGCCGCCCAACTGCTCGCCCGCGGCATCGTCGGCGCGCTCGGCCACCTCGAGGTCACCGGCGACGTGCCGGCCGAGCTGCGCCGAGGGCCGCTGATCCTGGCCGCCAACCACATCAGCCCGTTCGACCCGGTGGTCCTCGCGGCCGCCTGCCGCGCCCGGGGCGTCGCCCCGCGGATCATGGCCACCGCGGGGCTGTTCCGCGCCCCCGTCGTCGGGTCGCTGATGCGCCGGGCCGGACACATCCGCGTCGACCGGGGCACCGCCGCCGTCCACCAGGCCCTCGACACCGCCGCCTCGGCCGTCGCCCGTGGCTCGGTGATCCTGGTCTACCCCGAGGGGCGGATCGGGCTGGACCCCGGCATGTGGCCCGAGCGCGGCAAGACCGGCGCCGCCCGGCTCGCCATCGCCAGCAGCGCCCCCGTCATCCCGGTCGCCCAGTGGGGCTCCCACGAGGTGCTGCCGTACCGGGCCCCCAAGGGAGCGCTGCGTGGCCTGGCCCGGGCGCTGGTGCGCCGGCCGACGATCCGGGTGCACTTCGGCGCCCCGGTGGCGCTGCGCGACCTGCACCCCGGCACCCCCGGGTCGGCCCGGCGGGCCACCGGCCGGATCATCGACGCGATCACCGACGACCTGGCGCCGCTGCGCCCCGACGAGCCCGACCGCCCCCGGCACGTCGACCCCGGCCGCCCCAGCGAGACCACCCGGTCGCACCGGCGGCACCCGCCGGGCTGA